The Dermacentor andersoni chromosome 1, qqDerAnde1_hic_scaffold, whole genome shotgun sequence genomic interval AATGAGGGCTCAACTATTGGGCCGTAGTTCTTGCATAGCTGATGAGGGGaattagtgcaaaaaaaaagtacatgcaaCAGTAGGGTAAACGGATCGCACAAACGTAATGCATGCGTCCAAACGCATTGCATGCGCGCAGACATACAACACTACCACAGGATGACGCGTGTACATCAAGGGCGTGTGCTTATGAATTCATATTCTGACGTGTGCAGTGCGATTAAACAGTTGTACGTAGCGCTTGTCTTCATCTCCCCTTCGGTTGCGCGTCTCTCTTGTTGCTCTAATTCCCCTCATCAGTCGTGTGTGAGCCGGCATTTTAAATACTGTAGCGAGCGACTTCGAGGACGCCATTTCATGTCGGATGTCAAGATTATGGAGTCTTCATGAAATTTAATTGGAAGTCTCTTTCTAAAACGAAGGAATTAAAGAACGCACGTTTGTTTTAGTATTTAAGgagacaataaaaaaaattatctctcATGGTACTCATCTTCCGCGCACGTAGCGGTACGTTTCAAGATTGCTGCAAAAAATTTGCCAGTTACGTGGATAATGCAGCATTTTTCgccaagcagctttccttctttGATAAGCTCGTGTGCATTTAGACTAGAGGAGTAACGTTTAGCTGACTGGACTAAAAattcagaggaggaggaggagaaacatttattaaaaagaaaggacaagcaggtgtctttctgcttgtgcgggaggcgcccttagtccagggctcctgcggctcttgctgtctcccgggcccgccgcaccagttgctgctggttacgagggtccgaactagtcagcacggcctcccactgttcgggtgtgcggttgggtatttgcggggccgccttcacgttggggcacgcccatgtggtgtgatatagggaggcgtaatcattacaaaggggacatttgtatgaatatagtgtagggtgtattgcgtgtagtctgcttaaatgggggtatgtgttggtttgtagttgtcgccatgttacggcgtcttcacgtgagagggtcttgtgtggaggcgggtattgtcgtctgttcaatctgtggtgttgtagtatggcgttgtattgtaaaggtacgggctccatagatgcgaccgtatccctctcttgtggcgcccgggaggcatgagctcgggctacagcgtgcgcacgctgatttccacggagggactcgtgtcctggagtccacactatttcaacgtccgggaattgggaggcttgtttgaggagtcggtgggcgattgaagatattctgcctctcgcgtagctacggcaagctgcctgggagtcagtaataattgtgacgtactcgttggtcggactagaggtgatggccaaggcgatggctgtctcctccgctacgagggcgctggcagtgttgaccgtcatcgagaccacctcttgtaggttatagtcgacaacgctggtcgtcatggctgctttttgggggtactgcgcggcatctgtgaacagtgtggtggggagactgccatattttgtctgtagagtttttgcgcgagcttagcgacgatcggcatgatgttccgggtgcatgcttctggggataggggctaccttgatgtgttcccggaagttgggggccagatggattgtttgttcgtggcctttgccatgtgtggggtagcctaggcgtgctaggactgttcttcctgttggtgtgagggctagtcgttctcgttggcttgtgaggtgggcgtctataatttctcttttAGTATTATgaactcctagggcttcaagcttgagtgtcgctgttcccggtggtaggccgagcgcttgcttgtaggctttccgaagaagtacgtctagTTGATCTagctccttgggagtgaggggcaagtacggggcagcgtaggcaatgcggctgattatcagggcctgaacgagctgtattatgtcgtcttctttcagtccgtattgtttggtggtgatggattgatggtgatggtgatggatTGATGTAGAGCTCAACAAATATTAAAGCAGGTTAAACAAGGTGCGCCCCACAACCAGCAGTTGCGGAGAACATCTGGGCCCTTCAACTGCTAGCACGTGATAATTGGATAGGCAGTAGTTTAACTTGTCGTAATTAGCAAAGGCTTTCCCTTGTATTTTAATTGATGTTAGGGGGCAGTCAACTTCAAAGAACAAGGTGGTCACTATTTGTAGCAAAATCAATTGTGAACCAAAATTTCACGGCAGCACTAGCGCTAGAAAACGTTTAATCTAACACTGCGTGAGAATGTACCACGTACGAAAGGAACATTTGTCTAACATTTAGGCAGAATAGATTCTTGTCTGTCATTCAATCCCATATAGACGTGTACCACAAGTGCCTATTCTTAATCTCCATGAAGCGCGATGGGAGTTAAATGTCCCCAGTAAGGCTTACTTCATTTTTGCAGTTAGCGACAAAGGTATAGCACAATTGGTAAGTATTACGAACGCTAGTATAGGTGAAATACACGTTTGAAATGAAGAATGGACGGTAAAATTGGAGACAGGTCATGCAACCTTGAAGCCAAAGTTCCCTTCTCTGATCCCTCCACCGCTCATACCAGTCGGTCAGtcccgtcctttctttttttttttgacctcgTGTGTGTGAACGTTAATTGTCCTATAGTTTGCAAAACCGGTCTGCTGCTGGGTTAGTATAACAAAATCATGCGTAATTTACTAATTcgtagaggagagagagagatagaaagacgCGATCATGATTGAGGCTAAAGTGCTTTTGTAGAATAAAGGCTAAAACCCATGAGGGCGATTTTGTGCACGATAgcgacgagcgacaaaacgggccgtcgcttgaacagatcgctcgatcgctcggttctagaattcgtcgctcgtcgcccggaagtgctatgagcgactagccaatagcgcgaagccagaACTGGGTGTACATCGCTCAGATACCACCGATGGCCGCACGGAaggagcaaacgattgaatttttatacgtggaaagataagaacctactgcgaggccctcagaaatattttattctgctttttacagtaaaatacatcaacttaatttaataaagcacgcgtcacgttagtttcggcacgtatattgctgccctcacaCCGGCAACACCGGGCAGACGTCACTCAAGATCGTCGCttgcatggggtacgacttgtaggcatTTTGTacgcgacgagcgaacgcgacagccatctcaatcgcgtcgcttgtcgctgttgcgcgcaagatcgcttgcatgagGTTTGTACTTAAGGGAGAGCTTCTGCACGGGTCATCTCAGTTTTGATGGACACTAGCTGCGATGTTTAGCGACCGAGAACGACGTTTAATGATTGATGGATAATCGCAgaatttatatttatatttacagTCGAATACGGAGGCGAATGCTGCTTTATTCTTCAATTCGAGAAACGCTGCACGAACAAATTGCTAAGGGGTTGGACGTGTAGAGGATCCAGCGGTGAAATCGTCAGACATCGTTTTATTTGTACGTCTCAAGGCAGGATAAAAAAGAAGTTAAAAATATAAAGCTGAATTTACTAatcgcgaaataaataaataatcgcaTGGCTTTGTATGAAACAAATGGGCTTACATTCAAGAAAGAACCAAAAATATAACACCAGAAAGGAGCAGCAGGACTAAAGGAAAAAGAAGCTTCCCCATTGAGGGAACCGGCTGTGGTGGGCAATATTATGAAAGCGCAGCAAAGGCTGAAAACGGCGATGAAGCCCGAAAAGCGGGCGAGAGATCCCGCACAACCACGTTCTTTGATGGGCATGCCGTGCGATATCGGCGCATCTGGTCTTTCGCTGTGCATTATTAATGAAGTGCGTCTTAGCGATAGAGTAAATGTGCTCGAGAAGGTATGAACCTTTACCAGCCGTGCGAAAAAGCAACGCTCAttcttgagagtagaaaaaaaaaaactgaaatatcGTATGAGGCCGGCTGAGTTAAGGCAAATCGACTAAGTCGGAGCTACAAAGATGAGTATGagtgtgttctctctctctctctttcacacacacacacacacacacacacacacacacacacacacacacacacacacacacacacacacacacgcacacgcacacacacacacacacacgcacacacacacacacacacacacacacacgcacacgcacgcacgcacgcacgcacacacacacacacacacacacacacacacacacacgcacacacacgcacacgcacacacacacacacacacgcacacgcacgcgcacgcacgcgcgcgcacacacacacacacacacgcacacgcacacacgcacacacacacacacacacactgctaaCTGCTAACTCACTCAAGCTGACTCTTAGAACACTTCGATGAGGTGTTATATAAAATGGAATAAACGAATACGAGCATGGTGGAAAAACGTCGTACTCGTACACGCTGgcagcaaaagaaaatacacacgATAAAGGCCATCATACTGGTTTGTCACCATTTTCAGCGTCCGCACTGGGAGTCGCATACGCGGTTGGACTGATAGTGGTTGTTATTATTACCCAGACTTAGATTTTGACGTTAAATACCAATTAATGAAAcagtaaaaaaattaattgataatcaaaaagaagaaacaatCAATGATGTTAAAGTTAATCACGGAAGCTTTGAAATTTACTAGTAAATACGTAATGATGTGCGCAGCCTCTTATTGACGTTGGTGACCCCGTTGTCCATAGCACGCGAACCCACTTTTAATTTTCATAGTAACGGTGCTGGAAGTCGTAcaatcatttaaaaaaaatactgcaGAAACCATTTTACGACTgttgacgttaatgcgattaacattgaagcaatgtagggCATTGCCGTATTGCCACTGCAGAGATGAGTCATGTATGCGGCGTCTACAGCAGCGGGACCACTCTCTCGCGcttcgacgacgacgacaatgatgatgatgatgatgatgatgatgatgatgatgacgatgatgatttttATTGGCATcttctttgaaacggggcggagAGTAACAGAAATCTAGCCTGCTTTgtctaatcaggttttactacatctattgCAGTCTAGCATTCTGCCTATCTCTCGTCGActgtttagttatttatttaaacaTCTGTCTCTATAATGTAGAGGTACCTATGTCTGTAAGGACTCCAGTTCCCccgatctcttccctgcttttattccaccaatacTGTAAACGTTTCTTGcgtatctcgactgctgaccagttaatgcttCCATCTTCTTTGAATCCCAGTGATTCTGGAAAGTGGGTGTTTCCTACGGGTTTTGCTAGGTGAATATATTTGCATTAGATTACTACGTGCTGCAGTCGTTTCTGGAATtttactgcagcaggcgcatgcCTCAtgctgttgcgaatatttgctccggtatgttcttGTCTTCAGAcagccagctcgggcctcaaatagtAGACGCTGCGCTTTGTGTTAACGTACAGGTTTTCACTTCTTATTTCTTGCTTGGCGCATTTGTAAATATCCATGGTCTTTTTTGGTTCCATCCTTTGTACCAAAATGATGACTTCCCTCtagacacgctgtgccatctagtggcgccgccgCGAAGTACGCGTGTGGCGTGTGTCTCAATATATAAGACGTGGGCTAGATTCCCCCCGGTACCTGATAAATCTTAaaggtctttttttttagttgctgaagagtggcacatacgcagtgaccgAGGTTGGTGGGAAAAAGGTTATACAGACAAACATACGTTCCACAAAGTACGTGAATTTACCAAATAATCCTAATCGCATTGAAACATGTCCAATGGTTGGTTTTGAAgccggttccctcagcacagaagcccgatgttCTATCCGTTAGACCATGGACTAACCAGAGactcaagttggcgtgaaagaggttagaaCCATAGATACCGTAAACTGcttgaagtatcctaagaatgctaatcacattaaaaagAAGAAGTTCTGGTGCACTCTCTCTCCGGTACGTGAGTGAATCAAAGCAGCACAAGAAGCTTTTCTAACATTGTAATTCACTGTCAACGAAGGTCGAAGCTGAGTAGCATTGACTTCGTCTTGCAACGAATTCACGGCTACTGTAAGATCTTCGGGATCAAGAATGTCTGTTTCCGTTTTTATTTGTGCCCAATATTGCTCGGGGGAACAGTttcccatgaaaatatttttcttcaataCTCGAGTCTCTCGGGATCAAGTTACCTTTTCAATCGTTCTTCGCTGTCCGAATCAACCAAACGAGCTGAAGTACATATCACCAACACTGACAGGAAAATCTATAAGGTGGCTGCCGACTACGCAATTACATTACGAGGCCTCAGTTCCGCGAGAGCGGAAGAAATTGTGTCCCTTTTATTGCGACCACTTCAAAATGCGCGCATCATGCAGCTTGGCTTCCGAAATCGCGCAAGTTTGGATGTGCTGTAAGCACTTGTTCGCTAGTCGGTCTTGATGTGGTTGAAAGTCGCACAATGACCGTCTGCGAAGGCTGACCGTAAGCCACCCCTAAATCGCCCCTTCCGTCCTTCTTCATTTGACACGGATTTAGCGTGGTCTTCTGCTGTCACTTCCGTATAGAAACGCAAGTGGTCTGTCTCACTATCTCTATCGTCTTGTCCCGTACAGAGTGCTAGAGCACTCAGTTGCCAGCGGCTCGGGTGAGTATACGTGTGTCAGTGGCGTGCATGGTGGTGTGTGCATGATACCACGTGACCACCGCGTCGGCTTCCCGTGATGGAACGAGCCACCTGCTTCACGTCCGAAACCGCGCTGCACTTGGCACGCGTTTTTTACTGGTCGCATTAAAATTAAATGCTGATGTCTTACGTGCCATAAGTACCATCtggttatgaagcacgccgtagtgggagactccggattattttgactacctgaggttctttaacgtgcacttaatgcATCGTACGCGAGCGTCTTTGCATATAGACCCCATcgggatgcggccgccgtggccgggatcgaaccctcgaccttacgttcagcagtgcaacgccataggcACAGAGCTACCGCGGTAGGTCGAATTAAAGGGAGATGTAAACAGTTATCTGTTACGTTCTCGAGGAACTGAAGATTCATAAACGAAATTGCTTGAACAACTGTTCATTGGGAAAAACTGAAAAGACTATTTGGTGCGGGTACTCCTAAGCCTCATCGTTCCTATATCCTTGTGACGGAAAGTGTAAGCGAAGAAATGAACCCCCAGGCGCTGCATGAGTGTAAGGAAATAGGTGTAAATAATAAATAGGTATAAAGAAAAGTGGCAAGGAACCATTAGGCTGTAGCCTCTCATTACTTGCGGCGAAGTTCGGAAAGAAATGAGCAGCGAGGGGCATTGAGCAATCTAAGGTAAGTCCACTCTTGCATGCTGGGTAGACGTATGTACGCATTCTCCACCCGAGGGACTCGTTTATCCACGACGAATGGCGGCCGTATAGCTGAGCGAAGAACAAATGTTGCGCCTGTGTCAGTTGCTGTCGAAAGGCGTCGTCTTCAGTAGCCCAGGGGACACCGTGGAATAAAAGGCGCGATACGTACAGCCTTTTTCGAAAGTATACGGCCTACGTTGCCAGCGACCGCCAGGCTGGCTCGCGCTTTTAAAGAGGGTTCTGTGGTATGCCGTATATAAGTTCCATTGCCCTGGGGAATGAAAATAACTCTTTTGCTCACCACTTAGCGTATGGAACGTCAGAAGCGCCGCGGGAATTACCGCACCACAATTAGCCGAAAGGCCTATCTATATCTTGAAGGCGATGCGTATACTCTTGACAAAGGCTTACGTTACTGTTCGTTTTGTTGCTATCAGCGTAGAAATTATCCGATGATTTGGCCGAGAGCAGCAAATTACAAATTGCAATAGATTACAAAAGGCACCTAGCTCGCTTTCGCGGATACTTAATGGTGAGCCTGTGCAGTGTACTGGATTTTCACGTCACACTTGCAACGTTTATCACGCGTATTCCCTTGTCACTGTGCGCCGCGTATCTGATGCACGCGGTCATTGTTCACATGTGCTGTTGTATCGTCAGCCAATCGCATGGCTCGACTGCACCCATGCTCCCTTTATAAGGCGAAGCCACTGAATCGTTGCTGTCTGTTTTGTTCATGTTGCTGTCCGAATAAATACTACTTGACTTCACGGCGTCTCTGGTCAacatggcgacgaagatgggatcgtTCGGGCAGAGGCAATGACCAAGCCTGAGGAAACGGCAACGACGCCACGGCAAGCGAGGACATCAGTGATGACCACCACCCTGGGATCCTTGGCCGAGTTCTGCCCAGACTCTGGCAATATCGAAGTCTACCTGGAAAGGTTCGACCTGTATGCAACCGCCAATGGAATAGACGCAAGTAAGAAGTTGCAAGTCTTCTTAACAATCCTGGGTGAAAAGGCTTACGTGACTCTGCGTAGCCTGCTGCTGCCGAAGAAACCAACGGAAGTCAAGTACGAAGAAGCTACAGAAGCTCTCCGAAAGCACTATGCTCCAAAACGGTCAGTGGTTACCGAACGGTATCACTTTTACCAGCGAAAGCAAGAGCCGGATGAAAGCCTAAAACAGTTCATCGTTGAGCTGAAAAGACTGGCTGCAATGTGCTCGTTTGGAAGCTTTTTGGAAGAAGCACTCCGGGATCGACTGATTGCTGGAATCAGGACGGATTCGATTCGATGCCGTCTTCTTGCCCTGTCAGACGACGAAGTCACCTGGGAGCGAGTATGCAAAATTGCCACCGCCTTGGAAACGGCCCAGAAAGACACCCGAGAAATGCTACCGGAGGGGTCAACCGCCAGTCCTGCGGACGTTTACTGGCATCGGGAGCCCACCACACAAGGCAGGCGACACGCGACGAAGACCGCTAGCAACGAGCAGCGTGCCCCCCAAAACGGTCCAAGGAAGCAACGTGGGAAAGGCACTGTTCGCGCCTGTTATAGATGCGGCGGACTGCACGCGCCAGTGAGTTGTCCTTTTCTCAAAAGTACCTGCTTCAAATGCTCGAAGCCAGGGCATGTAGCGAAAATGTGCAAAACAAAGGTCGTGCACAAAGTTGAGGAGACCTTGCTGTCAACAGACTTGCTTACTGTTAGTACGACTAACCAAGTTCATAGCTCTCCGCCTATTGTGCTTAAAGTAAAAGTAAACGGCAAGGAGATTCCGATGGAACTAGACACGGGAGCAGCTGTGACCATAATGTCTGAAAGGGACTTTGATGAAAATTTTCCAAACTATCCATGTTCCAAAGACTACGTGCGTCTAGGAGTGTATAATGGCACTGCACTCAAACTGAAAGGCGTAGCAAACGTCAATGTATCTTATCAGAACCGAAGCTACAATCTGCCTCTGATAAttgcaaagcaagaaaatgaagCCCGCATGCCGACGCTTTTAGGTCGCGATTGGATGACTACACTAAAAGTTGACTTGCAAAATGCTGTTCAGCAGTTGCAACGTGACGTGGATAACGTACAGGAGGGCAGGCAGATGGTAGCAGCGGAAGCTGAAAAGAAGTTGAAACAGTTGTACGGTGATGTGTTTGAGCCAGGCTATGGTTCTATCAAAGGATTCACTGGTAGTATACGAATGAAAACCGATGTGCATCCAACTTTTTGTAAGGCGAGACGAGTACCATATGCTTTGCGCGAACAAGTGGAGAGTGAATTGCGTGACCTTGAGAAAGCTGGTGTGGTGTACAGAGTCAGGCACAGTGATTGGGCTACACCGCTAGTTATCGTGccaaagaaaacaggaaaagaaattaGGATATGTGGGGATTAGAGTCACGGTCAATCGGGATATTGAACTTGACCACTATCCACTGCCTCTGCCAGAGGACATATTCGCGTCACTGGCTGGAGGGACCGTGTTCACCTTACTAGATTTGTCGAAGGCTTACCTCCAGCTTGAGCTGGATGAGCAGGCACAGCAACTGCTCACGGTGAATACGCACATGGGACTTTTCAGGTTCCGGCGATTGCCGTACGGAGTGGCAAGCGCACCCGCAATGTTTCAAGCCGTGATGGACCAGGTTTTACAAAACATACCGGGAACAGCCTGTTACCTGGACGATGTGTTAATAGCAGGTAAAAACCTGACAGAGTGCTATCACCGTTCCCAGCAAGTGCTACAAGCGCTTAGTAAGCACGGCATTCGTGTAAACGCCGGGAAATGcacatttttccaagaaaatgttTGTTACTTGGGGCACGAGCTAGACAAGCATGGCGTACACCCAGCAGCAGAAAAAGTAAAGGCGATTCAAGAAGCGCCAAAACCAAGTAATGTGACTCAGCTAAAGGCATTTTTGGGCCTAGTAAACTACTACGCCAAATTTTTGCCTGACCTAGCAAATGTGCTAGAACCTCTCCACCAACTGTTGCGCAAGGGCAGCACATGGAAATGGTCAAGCCAGTGTGACGCATGTTTCAGTCGCTGTAAGAATTTGATCAGTGAAGACATGGTCTTGGAACTGTATGATGTAAGGAAGGAAATACAGCTGACATGTGACGCTTCTGCTTACGGCTTAGGCGCAGTGCTGTCGCACGTGGTTGAGGGCGTAGAGCGACCGATCGCGTTTGCATCGCGGACGACGACGCCTGCTGAGCGTAACTACGCGCAAGTGGAAAAAGAAGCGCTTGCAGTTGTTTTTGGAGTGAAGAAATTTCATAAATATCTGTACGGGCGTACTTTCAGTGTGATCACTGATCACCAGTCGC includes:
- the LOC126543377 gene encoding uncharacterized protein; translated protein: MTKPEETATTPRQARTSVMTTTLGSLAEFCPDSGNIEVYLERFDLYATANGIDASKKLQVFLTILGEKAYVTLRSLLLPKKPTEVKYEEATEALRKHYAPKRSVVTERYHFYQRKQEPDESLKQFIVELKRLAAMCSFGSFLEEALRDRLIAGIRTDSIRCRLLALSDDEVTWERVCKIATALETAQKDTREMLPEGSTASPADVYWHREPTTQGRRHATKTASNEQRAPQNGPRKQRGKGTVRACYRCGGLHAPVSCPFLKSTCFKCSKPGHVAKMCKTKVVHKVEETLLSTDLLTVSTTNQVHSSPPIVLKVKVNGKEIPMELDTGAAVTIMSERDFDENFPNYPCSKDYVRLGVYNGTALKLKGVANVNVSYQNRSYNLPLIIAKQENEARMPTLLGRDWMTTLKVDLQNAVQQLQRDVDNVQEGRQMVAAEAEKKLKQLYGDVFEPGYGSIKGFTGSIRMKTDVHPTFCKARRVPYALREQVESELRDLEKAGVVYRVRHSDWATPLVIVPKKTGKEIRICGD